A stretch of DNA from Mucilaginibacter daejeonensis:
GGTAACACCGCTCACCAAGAAAGAGACCATGCTGCTCAAATTGCTGATCGAGCGCCGCAACGAGGCCGTATCACGTGAGCAGATCCTCGAGACCGTTTGGAACTACGATGTGTACCCATCTACCCGTACCATCGATAACTTTATCCTCACGTTCCGTAAATATTTTGAACCAGACCCTAAGAACCCGGTATATTTTCACTCGATCCGTGGTGTGGGTTACAAGTTCACCGATAATCATTAATGTTCACTAACAAGGCACGTATAGGCGTGGCGCTGGCCTTCGGGATCATGGTGCTGTTCTTCATCTATCAGCGCAGCTATGAATTGGCTGCCGTTGCCTTTGTGTTCGTGGCCATGCTGGTGTGGGGCTACTTTAAAGAGGGTACCATCATTTTGGCAGCCAAACAGTTCCACGTTAAGGATTACGACAAAGCCGAGGACCTGCTGCTCCAGATCAGGAACCCGGAATGGCTGAGCAAGAACCGTCGTGGCTTTTATGAGTTCATGATGGGAGGGGTAAGCCTGCACAAGCAGGACTTTGCCGCTGCCGAGCAGCACTATGAGGCCGCTACCCAATACCCGCTACGCTCGGCGAACGATCACGTGGCCGCATTGGTGCACATCGTTAACATTAGCATACGCCAGGGTAATTATCAAAAGGCGCAGGCCTACCTGCAACTGGCCAAAGCCAAAGGTGATCAGGTGAACGCCAAGATGCGTGCAGTGATCCAAAAGCTGGAACAGGAGTTAGAGACCAACAACAAGTAAGCTAT
This window harbors:
- a CDS encoding tetratricopeptide repeat protein, with translation MFTNKARIGVALAFGIMVLFFIYQRSYELAAVAFVFVAMLVWGYFKEGTIILAAKQFHVKDYDKAEDLLLQIRNPEWLSKNRRGFYEFMMGGVSLHKQDFAAAEQHYEAATQYPLRSANDHVAALVHIVNISIRQGNYQKAQAYLQLAKAKGDQVNAKMRAVIQKLEQELETNNK